In one Lachnospiraceae bacterium GAM79 genomic region, the following are encoded:
- a CDS encoding SufS family cysteine desulfurase, giving the protein MIEKNYKEDFPLLQTNKTIYIDNAATAQKPAVVIEAEKRFYEESNANPLRGFYPLSLAATEAYEDARKVVRDFIHADSEKEIIFTRNTTESLNLVAYSYACSHLKEGDEIAVSIMEHHSNILPWQMAARMTGATVRYLNCEKDGILTDETLAAGINEKTKLVAIGQVSNVLGCVNPIKKISKLAHAVGAVIVVDAAQSAPHMPIDVKDLDADFLAFSGHKLMGPMGIGVLYGKEALLEEMPPFMTGGEMIQSVTTEGAVWAELPHKFEAGTVNAAGAAGLEAAISYINKIGFETIEQRELELTRHAMEGLAKIPHVHVIGSEDPANHTGIVAFTIDNVHPHDVSEIMAADGIDVRAGHHCAQPLLTYLKVYNTTRASFMFYNTIEEVDAFVESVANVRRRMGYGE; this is encoded by the coding sequence ATGATAGAGAAGAATTATAAAGAGGATTTTCCGTTATTACAGACAAATAAAACCATTTATATAGACAATGCAGCTACAGCACAGAAGCCGGCAGTTGTAATTGAAGCAGAGAAGCGTTTTTATGAAGAAAGCAATGCAAATCCGCTTCGTGGCTTCTATCCGCTGAGCCTTGCAGCAACAGAAGCATATGAAGATGCCAGAAAAGTTGTGCGTGATTTTATTCATGCAGATTCGGAAAAAGAAATCATCTTTACAAGAAATACAACAGAGAGTCTGAACCTTGTTGCATACAGCTATGCATGCAGTCATCTGAAAGAAGGAGATGAGATCGCAGTCAGCATCATGGAACATCACAGCAACATTCTCCCATGGCAGATGGCAGCGAGAATGACAGGTGCAACGGTCCGGTATCTGAACTGTGAGAAGGACGGTATTTTGACAGATGAGACACTTGCAGCAGGAATCAATGAGAAGACAAAGCTTGTAGCGATCGGACAGGTATCCAATGTTCTCGGTTGTGTGAATCCGATCAAGAAGATTTCAAAGCTTGCACATGCAGTCGGCGCGGTCATTGTAGTAGATGCAGCACAGAGTGCACCGCATATGCCGATCGACGTCAAAGATCTGGATGCAGATTTCCTTGCATTTTCCGGTCATAAGCTGATGGGACCGATGGGTATCGGCGTGTTATATGGAAAAGAAGCATTACTGGAAGAGATGCCGCCATTTATGACAGGTGGCGAGATGATCCAGTCCGTAACGACAGAAGGAGCGGTATGGGCTGAGCTTCCGCATAAGTTTGAGGCAGGAACTGTAAATGCAGCCGGTGCAGCCGGACTTGAAGCCGCAATTTCATATATTAATAAGATTGGATTTGAGACAATCGAGCAGAGAGAACTGGAACTGACCCGACATGCGATGGAAGGACTTGCAAAGATTCCGCATGTTCATGTGATCGGCTCAGAAGATCCTGCAAACCATACCGGTATTGTGGCATTTACGATCGACAATGTACATCCACATGATGTCAGTGAGATCATGGCAGCAGATGGTATCGATGTCCGTGCAGGGCACCATTGCGCACAGCCATTACTTACTTATCTGAAGGTGTATAATACAACAAGAGCCAGCTTTATGTTCTACAATACGATAGAAGAAGTCGATGCATTTGTAGAGAGTGTTGCAAATGTCAGAAGGAGAATGGGATATGGAGAATAG
- a CDS encoding SUF system NifU family Fe-S cluster assembly protein, whose amino-acid sequence MENRSFYNEILTEHNIRPEFKHDLPDANIVLEGVNPNCGDDIWLKLKVENGIIEDGAFVGDGCAISQASADIMLGMIVGKTEEEALKLGKLFLKMIQGEATDEEIDELEEASALKDISHMPARVKCAVLGWHTLEEALKK is encoded by the coding sequence ATGGAGAATAGAAGTTTTTATAATGAGATTCTGACGGAACACAATATCCGTCCGGAATTCAAACATGATCTTCCGGATGCGAACATCGTACTGGAAGGTGTAAACCCGAACTGTGGGGATGATATCTGGTTGAAATTAAAAGTAGAAAACGGAATCATCGAAGACGGAGCATTTGTCGGAGACGGTTGTGCGATCTCACAGGCGTCCGCTGATATCATGCTTGGCATGATCGTCGGAAAGACCGAGGAAGAAGCGTTGAAGCTTGGAAAACTTTTCTTAAAGATGATACAGGGCGAAGCGACCGATGAAGAGATCGATGAACTGGAAGAGGCCTCCGCCTTAAAAGATATCTCCCATATGCCTGCCCGTGTAAAATGCGCAGTCCTTGGCTGGCATACCCTGGAGGAAGCATTAAAGAAATAG
- a CDS encoding amino acid ABC transporter ATP-binding protein, with amino-acid sequence MIDVINLEKHFGDNEVLRGINVTIDKGDIMVVIGPSGSGKSTFLRCLNCMEDPTGGQIIFNGVDIADPKVDINIHRRHMGMVFQHFNLYNNKTVIQNIMLAPVLVRCQDLKKAKRHNRMLPLTNLFRKEKQEKIEITTSKSQIVAEARAKAEELLKRIGLEDKADVYPSTLSGGQKQRVAIIRALAMNPDVILFDEPTSALDPEMVGEVLDLMKDLAKEGMTMIVVTHEMGFAKEVANKVLFIDEGQILETGTPEEFFGNPKNPRLKDFLSKVL; translated from the coding sequence GTGATAGACGTCATTAATCTTGAAAAACACTTTGGTGACAATGAAGTTTTACGAGGCATCAATGTCACAATCGATAAAGGCGATATAATGGTTGTAATCGGTCCTTCAGGTTCTGGTAAAAGTACATTTCTTCGCTGTTTAAATTGTATGGAAGACCCAACAGGCGGTCAGATCATCTTCAATGGTGTCGATATTGCAGACCCAAAGGTTGATATCAACATCCACCGTCGTCATATGGGAATGGTATTCCAACATTTTAATCTGTATAACAACAAAACCGTTATTCAGAATATCATGCTTGCTCCTGTACTGGTGCGTTGTCAGGATCTGAAAAAAGCGAAGCGTCATAATCGTATGCTTCCGCTTACGAACCTGTTCCGCAAAGAGAAGCAGGAGAAAATAGAGATTACAACAAGTAAATCTCAGATCGTTGCCGAGGCAAGAGCAAAGGCAGAAGAACTTCTGAAACGGATCGGTCTGGAAGATAAAGCAGATGTATATCCTTCTACCTTATCCGGTGGTCAGAAACAGCGAGTTGCCATCATCCGTGCTCTTGCTATGAATCCGGATGTGATCCTATTCGATGAACCGACTTCTGCTCTTGATCCTGAAATGGTTGGAGAAGTTCTCGACCTGATGAAGGATCTTGCAAAAGAGGGAATGACCATGATCGTGGTTACTCATGAAATGGGATTTGCAAAGGAGGTTGCCAATAAAGTCCTCTTCATCGATGAGGGACAGATTCTTGAAACCGGCACGCCGGAAGAATTCTTTGGCAATCCGAAGAATCCTCGACTGAAGGATTTCCTTTCGAAAGTATTATAG